A single Populus alba chromosome 7, ASM523922v2, whole genome shotgun sequence DNA region contains:
- the LOC118030565 gene encoding uncharacterized protein, translating into MANRPLVLKRWQPNMQFLKDDLVRVPVWVRLYNVPLEYWTIKGLSYIASAIRVPLHADRTTLLCKRLSYARVCVEIDASKMLVQEYDLRCSNEVFVTILADYEWIPPRCNNYNIFGHTIVICTTNKVAHPTVVAEGVRKVGAVTSKSADNKQNQFQWQVVVKRNKGSISGENGPCASKVHKNENENDFSTSRIHTSNCNDHVTSDVCNVVCHEDKLPPLLMF; encoded by the coding sequence atggcaaACAGACCTTtagtgcttaaacgttggcaaccaaacatgcaatttttgaaagacgATTTGGTGAGAGTTCCAGTATGGGTTAGGCTGTATAATGTTCCTCTTGAGTATTGGACTATTAAGGGGCTGAGTTATATAGCGAGTGCTATtagggttccccttcatgctgatcGTACTACATTATTatgtaaaaggcttagctacgcaagagtttgcgttgagatagatgCTTCAAAGATGTTGGTTCAGGAATACGATCTTCGTTGTTCAAATGAGGTATTCGTAACAATCTTAGCTGATTATGAATGGATACCGCCAAGGTGCAATAACTACAACATCTTTGGACACACCATAGTAATATGTACTACTAATAAAGTTGCTCATCCTACAGTGGTGGCAGAGGGTGTGAGGAAAGTAGGAGCTGTTACCTCTAAATCTGCGGATAACAAACAGAATCAgtttcaatggcaggtagttgttaaacgaaataagggttcTATAAGTGGTGAGAATGGTCCGTGTGCATCTAAAGTGCATaagaatgagaatgagaatgatttctcaacatctaggATACATACGTCTAATTGTAATGATCATGTGACATCAGATGTGTGCAATGTTGTTTGCCATGAAGACAAACTCCCACCTCTCCTCATGTTTTGA